In a single window of the Thiohalobacter sp. genome:
- a CDS encoding YcaO-like family protein — translation MSSSSGTAPFERLGKACVRFRLNRTYVTDGRFLFVPPDATDFCPLCFERRHRAQFPAAPELHSLPPAALELARQFDKAARHTDEWVAQALKPGAARQNFRLFGFEDCPRCQPPQAALSPAEAAEYYELKLTGPSPDFNPENLSRRVFSFGFAHRAMMMNRSRLDDPRLTNLIADGHHARVLYRMVVPDGRFTDAATTGYDTDPAHASLKALMEYAERYAFNLHVTPARAERADPELIDGYMQLYRRPLSAAEKKQAENEAVWGVDLLRGTPRAIPLPFLFSYQAFRDVKPTSSGYGAHGSFGDAVASGIVELVERDAFVRFWHDPGRARLLELPPPQEQALTSVAAATAAAATIPPLTSRAFLIPSPLRIPVVLLAISSDHPEQGPALLFGFGAGLTLDEAAYGALRELRLNAMNLVRALKMMPDLLTQHPPAKVDGIAQRMQLYASAVPRPHLRFLDEADMAQADDCTSCPPDLDALLDRFRNAEIDIHAVDCTPECLADLGVHVVRAFSTGLYPLQFEREDTLSLPRSDGYAGKHLSHFFL, via the coding sequence ATGTCTTCGTCTTCCGGCACAGCGCCTTTCGAACGACTGGGCAAGGCCTGCGTGCGTTTCCGCCTGAACCGGACCTACGTCACGGATGGCCGTTTCCTGTTCGTGCCGCCGGACGCCACCGACTTCTGTCCGCTCTGTTTCGAACGCCGCCACCGCGCCCAGTTTCCTGCCGCACCGGAACTGCACAGCCTCCCACCAGCCGCCCTCGAGCTGGCCAGACAATTCGACAAGGCCGCCAGGCACACGGACGAGTGGGTCGCCCAGGCACTGAAACCCGGCGCCGCCCGACAGAACTTCCGCCTGTTCGGATTCGAGGACTGCCCCCGCTGCCAGCCGCCACAAGCTGCCCTTTCACCGGCCGAGGCCGCCGAATACTACGAACTCAAACTCACCGGCCCCTCACCCGATTTCAACCCGGAAAACCTTTCCCGGCGTGTTTTCTCCTTCGGCTTTGCGCACCGGGCAATGATGATGAACCGGTCCCGCCTGGACGACCCCCGCCTGACGAACCTCATCGCGGACGGTCATCATGCCCGGGTTCTGTACCGCATGGTGGTGCCGGACGGCCGTTTCACGGATGCCGCGACCACGGGTTACGACACCGACCCGGCACACGCGAGCCTCAAGGCGCTGATGGAGTACGCGGAGCGCTACGCCTTCAACCTCCATGTCACACCCGCCCGCGCCGAGCGGGCCGATCCGGAGCTGATCGACGGCTACATGCAACTCTACCGGCGCCCGCTTTCGGCGGCGGAAAAAAAACAGGCCGAGAACGAGGCCGTCTGGGGAGTCGACCTGTTGCGCGGTACACCCCGCGCCATCCCCCTGCCGTTCCTGTTCAGCTACCAGGCTTTCCGTGACGTCAAGCCGACCAGCAGCGGTTATGGCGCCCACGGCAGCTTCGGGGATGCCGTGGCGTCCGGTATTGTGGAACTCGTCGAAAGGGATGCCTTCGTACGCTTCTGGCACGATCCGGGTCGTGCCCGTCTTCTGGAACTGCCACCGCCACAGGAACAGGCACTGACGTCGGTCGCGGCAGCCACTGCCGCCGCCGCCACCATACCACCTCTCACCTCCCGGGCCTTCCTCATTCCCTCGCCCCTGCGGATCCCCGTGGTCCTGCTGGCCATATCCAGCGACCACCCGGAGCAGGGCCCTGCCCTGTTGTTCGGTTTCGGGGCGGGCTTGACCCTGGACGAGGCAGCGTACGGCGCACTGCGGGAACTCCGCCTGAATGCCATGAACCTGGTCCGTGCCCTGAAAATGATGCCGGACCTGCTGACGCAACACCCTCCGGCCAAGGTGGACGGTATTGCGCAACGCATGCAGCTCTACGCCTCGGCCGTCCCGCGCCCGCATCTGCGCTTCCTCGACGAAGCCGATATGGCCCAGGCGGATGACTGCACGAGCTGCCCGCCTGATCTCGATGCCCTGCTCGACCGTTTCCGGAATGCGGAAATCGACATCCACGCCGTTGACTGCACGCCGGAATGCCTGGCCGATCTCGGTGTGCATGTGGTCCGCGCCTTCTCGACCGGACTCTATCCGCTACAGTTCGAGCGCGAGGATACACTGAGCTTACCTCGAAGCGATGGGTACGCGGGAAAACACCTCTCACACTTCTTCCTGTAG
- a CDS encoding tetratricopeptide repeat-containing sulfotransferase family protein encodes MTNKPISHKSILELINKGKPQKALHQCETLLRRSKHDPNLHIMAGSLNAQLGAFSAAIDHFLEANRHQPNNPNTINSLGMAYAADGQFQDAETWFRKALELQPGKPEIMKNLAFTLVKQGKTGEAEALLKETLKLAPNSADALQLLGDIQLAERLYALAIDSYSRALNLYPTRPQLLLQRAKAQMLAGKIGPAIVDLKKATDIDPNYAQAYITLGHAYISNGDPDNARQAFEKALNTQPNNLDALLGIITLDERAGNLDAAFRNLLPLTKTIKNNLELGDIYVRLCHHFDACEKAIEYALQALAQHEDLPKMKGQLHFSLGRHFDRIGNYDAAFEHYQSANSLRPQNYDPEEHANLVNSLITIFSQDFIASAPRSTLSSQKPVFVVGMPRSGTTLTEQILASHPDIYGVGELTDIGDLIQSIAVLGKSGLEYPFSLKDITNEILDFIANNYLARLHEVAPDAPRVIDKYPGNYLHLGLIALAFPGARVIHCRRDPRDTCLSIYFQDFSEQFQYANNLEHAGLHYRQYNKLMEHYRQTLDIPILEVYYEKLVTSPEPTIREMIEFLELEWNDSCLEFHKTQRFIATPSYDQVRKPLYSDSIGRWEHYEKYISPLLNALNMK; translated from the coding sequence ATGACCAACAAGCCGATCAGCCACAAGTCGATCCTTGAACTTATTAACAAAGGCAAACCTCAAAAGGCACTACATCAATGCGAGACTCTGCTACGTCGCTCGAAACATGATCCGAATCTCCATATCATGGCGGGTTCCCTGAACGCCCAACTGGGCGCATTCTCTGCGGCAATCGACCATTTTCTCGAGGCCAACAGACATCAGCCAAACAACCCCAATACGATCAATAGCCTGGGAATGGCTTATGCTGCCGACGGGCAGTTCCAGGACGCCGAAACCTGGTTCAGAAAAGCGCTGGAACTTCAGCCCGGGAAACCGGAGATCATGAAAAACCTCGCATTCACGCTGGTCAAGCAAGGAAAAACCGGCGAGGCGGAAGCGTTACTGAAGGAAACACTGAAGCTCGCGCCCAACTCGGCAGACGCGCTGCAGCTTCTGGGTGACATACAACTCGCAGAACGGCTCTATGCGCTGGCCATCGACTCCTACAGTCGCGCCCTGAATTTATACCCAACGCGCCCCCAGCTTCTTTTACAGCGCGCAAAGGCACAAATGCTTGCCGGGAAGATCGGCCCGGCGATAGTTGATCTCAAGAAAGCCACTGATATCGACCCCAATTACGCTCAGGCTTACATCACTCTGGGCCACGCCTACATTTCCAACGGGGACCCTGATAATGCGCGCCAGGCATTCGAGAAAGCACTGAACACCCAACCGAATAACCTCGACGCGCTCCTTGGTATCATCACGCTAGATGAACGCGCAGGAAATCTCGATGCGGCATTCCGAAACCTCCTCCCCCTCACGAAAACCATCAAAAACAATTTGGAACTGGGCGACATATACGTCCGTCTATGCCACCATTTCGACGCGTGCGAGAAAGCCATCGAATATGCACTCCAAGCTCTGGCTCAGCATGAAGACCTACCCAAAATGAAAGGCCAACTCCACTTTTCCCTTGGCCGACACTTTGACCGAATCGGAAATTATGATGCCGCGTTCGAACACTACCAGAGCGCGAACTCGCTCCGCCCTCAGAACTATGACCCGGAAGAGCACGCCAACCTGGTCAATTCACTGATCACCATATTCAGCCAGGACTTCATTGCATCCGCGCCACGCTCGACCCTATCCTCGCAGAAGCCTGTATTCGTAGTGGGAATGCCGCGAAGCGGGACGACTCTCACTGAACAGATTCTAGCGAGCCACCCTGATATTTATGGAGTCGGAGAACTTACTGATATCGGAGACTTGATCCAATCGATCGCCGTCCTCGGAAAATCCGGCCTAGAGTACCCTTTCAGCCTAAAAGATATTACCAACGAGATCCTGGACTTCATCGCCAACAATTACCTTGCGCGACTGCATGAAGTGGCGCCCGACGCGCCGCGGGTTATCGACAAATACCCGGGAAACTACCTGCATCTGGGATTGATCGCGCTCGCATTTCCTGGCGCCCGGGTCATTCACTGCCGTCGCGACCCACGCGACACCTGCCTGTCCATATACTTCCAGGACTTCAGCGAACAGTTCCAGTATGCGAACAACCTTGAACACGCGGGACTACATTACAGGCAGTACAACAAACTCATGGAACACTACCGACAGACTCTCGATATCCCAATACTGGAAGTGTATTATGAGAAGTTGGTAACCAGCCCGGAGCCAACGATCCGAGAAATGATCGAGTTCCTGGAATTGGAATGGAACGACAGTTGCCTGGAGTTCCACAAAACCCAGCGATTTATAGCGACCCCAAGTTATGACCAAGTCCGCAAACCACTCTACTCGGATTCCATCGGACGTTGGGAGCATTACGAGAAATACATTTCACCGTTACTGAATGCGTTGAACATGAAGTAA
- a CDS encoding tetratricopeptide repeat protein: MIDLATKLAEASTLCDQGDLPGALNAYQKITEDVPDCAEAWLMRGSLAVELGHVSDGMNFIEKSRSLDPNNPDLYMVLGQISSALGNLAEAVEHFSKAVELDAEDIGAVCAHGEALLRSGREEEALEAFRRAVALDDGQPDVWGYLGYLYARTGDVASAEDAYRKALVLGNRDESLIIGWCLCLQQKDLDDDGVLLLKDIVSRVDIAEIQYFASKVFVAWGLNEEALMAIEKALARDSDNEKYRIQRADVFYAQGDLQKAFELIKPSLERQRPHVEAALVLAKFSHVVGLREGCLKLLNMLAEDPDLSDFDAGRIDEAIAYVSSQQLKGG; encoded by the coding sequence ATGATCGATTTGGCGACGAAGCTCGCGGAAGCATCGACTTTATGCGATCAGGGTGATCTGCCAGGTGCCCTGAATGCCTACCAGAAGATTACCGAGGATGTTCCTGACTGCGCCGAGGCCTGGTTGATGCGCGGGTCACTGGCGGTCGAGCTGGGTCATGTATCCGATGGGATGAATTTTATCGAGAAATCCAGAAGTCTGGATCCAAATAATCCCGATTTGTATATGGTGCTTGGGCAGATTAGCTCGGCCCTTGGTAATCTGGCCGAGGCCGTGGAACACTTTTCCAAAGCCGTGGAGCTTGATGCGGAGGATATCGGGGCAGTCTGTGCCCATGGGGAAGCATTGCTGAGATCGGGGCGCGAGGAGGAGGCGCTGGAGGCCTTTAGGCGGGCGGTCGCGCTTGATGATGGTCAGCCGGATGTGTGGGGTTACCTGGGGTATCTTTATGCCAGGACCGGCGATGTTGCTTCCGCCGAAGATGCTTACCGCAAGGCGCTGGTGCTGGGCAACCGTGATGAGAGCTTGATCATCGGCTGGTGTCTTTGTCTGCAGCAAAAGGATTTGGATGATGACGGTGTCCTGCTGCTTAAAGATATCGTATCGCGAGTGGATATTGCGGAAATCCAGTATTTCGCCTCGAAAGTATTTGTTGCCTGGGGGCTGAACGAAGAGGCATTGATGGCCATTGAAAAGGCCTTGGCGCGGGACTCGGATAATGAGAAGTATCGGATTCAGCGGGCCGACGTGTTTTATGCGCAAGGTGATTTGCAGAAGGCGTTCGAGCTCATCAAGCCATCATTGGAGCGACAAAGACCGCATGTGGAGGCTGCCTTGGTGCTTGCCAAGTTTAGTCATGTGGTGGGTCTTCGGGAAGGCTGTCTGAAACTGCTCAACATGTTGGCTGAGGATCCGGATTTGTCCGATTTTGATGCCGGGCGTATTGATGAGGCGATTGCCTATGTAAGTAGTCAGCAATTGAAAGGCGGCTAG
- a CDS encoding 2OG-Fe(II) oxygenase, whose translation MLSNEVLSSREDLKEKLKGPVVVLEDALDAEVAKELQSELLKSGEWVREDGSTWGKLGYQPGRFEVTRDSINIASEDAPAALKSLFRYLMAPETREWFSYASGQKLDRFIGSAAVFHQGDGISEHNDDHVFTDGENVYRRALTFNYYLSTDWEAAWGGNLVWKSPRMVITPSFNKLVLFNVRPSSHHWVEAVRCETPHKRLSITGWYLTKIEKENFSLDI comes from the coding sequence ATGCTCAGTAATGAAGTGCTGTCTTCCAGGGAGGATCTGAAGGAGAAACTTAAAGGGCCGGTTGTTGTGCTCGAGGATGCTCTTGATGCGGAAGTTGCGAAAGAGTTGCAGTCGGAATTGTTGAAGAGTGGGGAGTGGGTTCGAGAAGACGGGAGTACCTGGGGGAAGCTCGGGTACCAGCCGGGGCGGTTCGAGGTCACTAGGGACAGCATCAATATTGCCAGCGAAGATGCGCCTGCTGCCCTAAAGTCCTTGTTCCGCTATTTGATGGCGCCGGAAACGCGCGAGTGGTTTTCATACGCGAGTGGGCAGAAGCTCGATCGCTTCATTGGCTCGGCGGCAGTGTTTCACCAGGGCGACGGCATCAGTGAGCATAATGATGACCATGTATTCACTGATGGCGAGAACGTTTACAGGCGGGCGCTTACATTCAATTACTACTTGTCGACCGACTGGGAGGCGGCCTGGGGTGGTAACTTGGTTTGGAAGTCGCCGCGGATGGTCATTACCCCATCTTTCAATAAACTGGTATTGTTTAATGTGCGGCCAAGCAGCCACCACTGGGTTGAAGCGGTGCGGTGCGAGACCCCCCACAAACGGTTGTCGATAACTGGCTGGTATCTGACAAAGATTGAGAAAGAGAACTTTTCCCTGGACATATAG
- a CDS encoding VPLPA-CTERM sorting domain-containing protein translates to MMKKTILAGAIAAAMGTSAANAAVTSISITQMVFGNTYAATGSIDIANGSGVFTSVDPFYSNHWTATVQTVFSSSGTWAGTSPQGAFSYQFTVDTTAGDVAAVGTYFDWATNLGIPVLTVFNCGAGNVGDACTGLSLPMATLPFPGQQPTFNGVVAAASSPVPVPAAVWLMGSGLVGLVGVARRRRRAA, encoded by the coding sequence ATGATGAAAAAGACCATTCTGGCTGGCGCGATTGCTGCTGCCATGGGCACCTCCGCTGCCAACGCTGCCGTAACCTCCATCAGCATCACCCAGATGGTGTTCGGAAACACGTATGCTGCGACCGGCTCCATCGACATTGCCAATGGTTCCGGCGTGTTCACCTCGGTCGATCCCTTCTACAGCAACCACTGGACTGCGACCGTGCAGACGGTGTTCAGCAGCAGCGGCACCTGGGCCGGCACCTCGCCGCAGGGCGCCTTCAGCTACCAGTTCACCGTGGACACCACCGCTGGTGACGTGGCTGCCGTCGGCACCTACTTCGACTGGGCCACCAACCTCGGTATTCCGGTCCTGACCGTGTTCAATTGTGGCGCCGGCAACGTCGGTGATGCCTGCACCGGCCTGAGCCTCCCCATGGCTACGCTGCCTTTCCCCGGCCAGCAGCCCACTTTCAACGGTGTGGTTGCCGCTGCCAGCAGCCCGGTCCCGGTTCCGGCAGCCGTCTGGCTGATGGGATCCGGCCTGGTCGGCCTGGTGGGCGTGGCACGCCGCCGCCGTCGCGCTGCCTGA
- a CDS encoding tetratricopeptide repeat protein produces the protein MTTVNSDSSSSAARHLATLVAEGRFDEAIPLMQESCRAMPGNARAHYALGCALAKVGRPQEAVDSLRTSIRLNPSNPEPRMALATILLQTGNIDDAEKILRELLEQTPDHVGAHLALAEMALDRRAMDAAKKHFEAVLIQRPRTGRALRGLARIERGRGNFTAAQRHIERWLELEPDSADALAAMGHVITAQATEGCVGTPVDAEPWFRRALEQVPDHIDATAQLARILEFKGHFEEAYELLQPLLENDSPPASIATIFARLCHRVGRCEEAVAYLEKALARVGSAKDAVAQIHFALGSVLDRLDRYDEAFAHYAEANRQATRQLYDSTSHANWITEIIETHSRALLGRYPSARNRDERPIFIVGMPRSGTSLVEQILASHPGVAAGGELMLLNGLVQQAQMLDPEEAPFPRFMERLPAERLDQMATAFLAHLDEIGGDCSRVTDKMPHNFYFLGLIEKAFPGARIIHCRRDPRDTCLSIFFQNFNEGHPYAHDLFTIGTHYHQYRRLMDHWRNVLSLPMLEISYEALVREPEATIRGLLEFCGLPWHDACLAFHESRRRVNTASYDQVRRPLYTRSVDRWRHYEAHLAPLLEGLERGY, from the coding sequence ATGACGACAGTTAACAGCGATTCCAGCTCCAGCGCGGCCCGTCACCTGGCTACCCTGGTTGCGGAGGGCCGCTTCGACGAGGCCATCCCCCTCATGCAGGAAAGCTGCCGGGCCATGCCGGGTAATGCTCGGGCCCACTATGCCCTGGGCTGTGCGCTCGCCAAGGTCGGCCGGCCCCAAGAAGCCGTTGACAGTCTTCGGACCAGCATTCGATTGAACCCGTCGAATCCCGAACCCCGAATGGCACTGGCAACCATCCTGCTACAAACAGGCAATATCGACGACGCCGAGAAAATTCTCAGGGAACTGCTTGAACAGACGCCGGACCACGTGGGGGCGCACCTGGCACTGGCGGAAATGGCGCTTGACCGAAGAGCCATGGATGCCGCGAAAAAACATTTTGAAGCCGTTCTCATCCAGCGCCCGCGAACGGGGAGGGCATTGCGCGGCCTTGCTCGAATCGAGCGCGGACGCGGAAATTTCACCGCGGCCCAGCGTCATATAGAGCGTTGGCTGGAATTGGAGCCAGACTCTGCTGACGCCCTAGCCGCCATGGGGCACGTCATCACCGCACAAGCCACCGAGGGTTGCGTCGGTACACCCGTCGACGCCGAACCCTGGTTCCGGCGCGCCCTGGAACAGGTACCCGACCATATCGACGCCACTGCACAGCTCGCGCGGATCCTTGAGTTCAAGGGACATTTCGAAGAGGCCTACGAACTGCTCCAGCCACTGTTGGAGAATGATTCGCCGCCCGCCAGTATCGCGACGATCTTTGCTCGGCTGTGCCACCGGGTCGGCCGCTGCGAAGAGGCCGTTGCCTACCTAGAGAAGGCTCTGGCCAGGGTCGGCAGTGCCAAAGACGCCGTCGCTCAAATTCACTTTGCCCTGGGGAGCGTTCTGGATCGCCTCGATCGTTACGATGAGGCCTTCGCACACTATGCTGAAGCCAACCGTCAGGCAACCCGCCAGCTGTACGATTCCACGAGCCATGCCAACTGGATCACCGAGATCATCGAGACACATTCGCGTGCCCTGCTGGGCCGATACCCGAGCGCGCGCAACCGGGATGAGCGTCCCATCTTCATCGTCGGCATGCCGCGCTCCGGCACCAGCCTGGTGGAACAGATCCTGGCCAGCCATCCCGGGGTCGCCGCGGGCGGGGAACTCATGCTCCTGAACGGCCTGGTGCAACAGGCCCAGATGCTGGACCCGGAAGAGGCGCCCTTTCCCCGGTTCATGGAGCGCCTGCCGGCAGAACGGCTCGACCAGATGGCGACGGCCTTCCTGGCCCACCTCGACGAGATCGGCGGCGATTGCTCCCGGGTCACCGACAAGATGCCCCACAATTTCTACTTTCTGGGACTCATCGAAAAGGCCTTCCCCGGAGCGCGCATCATCCACTGCCGGCGCGACCCCCGGGATACTTGCCTGTCGATCTTCTTCCAGAACTTCAATGAAGGGCATCCCTATGCCCATGACCTGTTCACCATCGGCACCCACTACCACCAGTACCGCCGGCTCATGGACCACTGGCGCAATGTGCTCTCCCTGCCCATGCTCGAGATTTCCTATGAAGCGCTGGTCCGGGAACCCGAGGCCACGATCCGCGGGCTGCTCGAATTCTGCGGCCTGCCCTGGCACGATGCCTGCCTGGCCTTTCATGAAAGCCGCCGCCGGGTAAACACGGCGAGCTACGACCAGGTGCGCCGCCCCCTCTACACCCGTTCCGTGGACCGCTGGCGCCACTATGAGGCCCATCTCGCGCCCCTGCTGGAAGGACTGGAAAGAGGCTACTGA
- a CDS encoding tetratricopeptide repeat-containing sulfotransferase family protein: MKAPPKKAQELFRKATAALEQGNPRDALAQFEKIEKIWERNPDICYLKGLALGRLGRIHEVAEVSREGLKLAPDHHGCLCNLANAQMTLQETEAALGNYERALALKPGDPNLLNNYARALALLGRRDEAVEIYRRVVQTAPNYAPAHVSLGRAHYAAGQLAQAAQAFFRALRLDPRQYEAHLGLGRLLENQGGLEPSRRHYEQALKLFPDCIDARVGLATLCRYEGDFERAMTYLEEAAERAGADNPSLLAGKANLLEYWGKREEAHAIVTALAERGQLTPTAVTVHARLCHHFDDCDRAEAHLKDMLAAPATDEAERYSLYFAAGSMMDRQGRYPEAFEYYRKGNEAVNIRCDRARFTAHVDALIETFSRENLAHFARAETGSDRPIFIVGMPRSGTSLTEQILASHPEVAGGGELDTLARVANMLADTPSAPFGENSPLTGDAYLKRLPAAGSLRLTELASKYLDHLDGIDASARHVTDKMPHNFLRLGLIQLLFPEARIIHCRRNPLDTCLSIYFQQFIWSHDYAWDLSDLGFHYSEYWRLMQHWERTLDIPILTIDYEDMVADQAAASRRLLEFCGLEWREDVLEFHRSERAVTTASYDQVRRPIYKSSRERWRNYADCLAPLVEALSDEVRARIPGLEAVPAARHQAP; encoded by the coding sequence ATGAAGGCGCCCCCGAAAAAGGCACAGGAACTGTTCCGCAAGGCAACCGCGGCCCTGGAGCAGGGCAACCCCAGGGACGCGCTGGCGCAGTTCGAGAAAATCGAGAAAATCTGGGAAAGGAACCCGGACATCTGTTACCTCAAGGGCCTGGCGCTGGGCCGCCTGGGCCGCATACACGAAGTGGCGGAGGTGTCGCGCGAGGGCCTGAAACTGGCGCCCGACCACCACGGCTGCCTGTGCAATCTGGCCAATGCCCAGATGACCCTGCAGGAGACGGAAGCGGCGCTTGGCAATTACGAGCGGGCGCTGGCCCTCAAACCCGGCGATCCCAACCTGCTCAACAACTACGCGCGCGCGCTCGCACTGCTGGGACGCCGCGACGAGGCGGTCGAAATCTACCGGCGCGTGGTCCAGACGGCGCCGAACTATGCGCCCGCCCATGTCTCGCTGGGCCGGGCCCATTACGCCGCCGGCCAGCTCGCGCAGGCAGCGCAAGCCTTCTTCCGCGCCTTGCGCCTCGACCCCCGCCAGTACGAGGCGCATCTCGGCCTGGGGCGGCTGCTGGAAAACCAGGGCGGCCTCGAGCCTTCGCGCCGCCACTACGAACAGGCGCTGAAGCTCTTTCCCGATTGCATCGACGCCCGGGTGGGGCTCGCCACCCTGTGCCGTTACGAGGGGGATTTCGAACGCGCCATGACCTATCTCGAAGAGGCGGCGGAACGCGCAGGCGCGGACAACCCTTCCCTGCTCGCCGGCAAGGCCAATCTGCTCGAATACTGGGGCAAGCGCGAGGAGGCCCACGCCATCGTCACCGCCCTGGCCGAGCGCGGGCAGCTCACGCCCACTGCGGTCACCGTCCATGCCCGGCTCTGCCACCACTTCGATGACTGCGACAGGGCCGAGGCACATTTGAAGGATATGCTGGCGGCCCCGGCCACCGATGAGGCGGAACGCTACTCGCTGTACTTCGCGGCAGGCAGCATGATGGACAGGCAGGGTCGCTACCCGGAGGCCTTCGAGTACTACCGCAAAGGCAACGAGGCGGTGAACATCCGTTGCGACCGCGCCCGCTTCACGGCCCACGTGGACGCCCTCATCGAGACCTTTTCCAGGGAGAATCTGGCGCATTTCGCACGCGCGGAAACGGGCAGCGACCGCCCCATATTCATCGTCGGCATGCCGCGTTCCGGCACCTCGCTCACCGAGCAGATCCTGGCCAGCCACCCCGAGGTTGCGGGCGGCGGCGAGCTGGACACCCTGGCCCGGGTCGCCAACATGCTGGCCGACACGCCCTCCGCGCCCTTCGGCGAGAACAGCCCGCTGACGGGCGACGCCTACCTGAAACGGCTTCCCGCAGCGGGCAGCCTGCGGCTGACCGAGCTGGCCTCGAAATACCTCGACCATCTGGACGGCATCGACGCCTCGGCCCGCCATGTCACGGACAAGATGCCGCACAATTTCCTGCGCCTGGGCCTGATCCAGTTGCTCTTTCCCGAGGCCAGGATCATCCACTGCCGGCGCAATCCCCTGGACACCTGCCTGTCCATCTATTTCCAGCAGTTCATCTGGAGCCACGACTATGCCTGGGACCTGTCGGACCTGGGCTTCCACTACAGCGAGTACTGGCGCCTCATGCAGCACTGGGAACGGACCCTGGACATCCCCATCCTCACCATCGACTACGAGGACATGGTCGCGGACCAGGCGGCCGCGTCGCGCAGGCTCCTGGAGTTCTGCGGCCTGGAGTGGCGCGAGGACGTGCTGGAGTTCCACCGCAGCGAGCGGGCGGTCACGACCGCGAGCTACGACCAGGTCCGGCGCCCCATCTACAAGAGTTCACGGGAGCGCTGGCGCAACTACGCGGACTGCCTCGCGCCCCTGGTCGAGGCCCTGTCCGACGAGGTGCGGGCGCGCATTCCGGGGCTCGAAGCCGTCCCCGCGGCGCGGCATCAGGCGCCCTGA